A stretch of Sandaracinaceae bacterium DNA encodes these proteins:
- a CDS encoding DnaJ C-terminal domain-containing protein has product MSYKDYYQVLGIGRDASAEELQKAYRRLAKKYHPDVSKEPDAEDRFKELGEAYEVLKDPEKRRLYDKWGQHWKAISEGRQPPPGSPGSSEFRFDFGDFDFGGAGGGGGSGGADFRSIFEQVFGGQRQSRPGHRRRPPPRGRPKDHETTLTLSVKAAYDGGPRDIQFVDAMTGEPKRLTVNVPGGVRSGQRIRLSGQAGGGGDLYLVVEIANGDLFRIEGDDVTTPLKVSPSEAVLGGTAPLTTLDGNVRVKIPPGSSTGRRIRLRGRGYPGKGGRRGDLFAEIQVVVPSEPTDEEKKLYAQLAEVSPFDPRD; this is encoded by the coding sequence TTGAGCTACAAAGACTACTACCAGGTGCTCGGCATCGGGCGCGACGCCTCGGCCGAAGAGTTGCAGAAGGCGTACCGACGCCTCGCCAAGAAGTACCACCCGGACGTCAGCAAGGAGCCCGACGCCGAGGACCGCTTCAAGGAGCTCGGCGAGGCGTACGAGGTCCTCAAGGACCCCGAGAAGCGCCGGCTCTACGACAAGTGGGGACAGCACTGGAAGGCGATCAGCGAGGGTCGCCAGCCCCCGCCGGGCAGCCCCGGCTCCTCGGAGTTCCGGTTCGACTTCGGCGACTTCGACTTCGGCGGCGCGGGCGGCGGCGGCGGGAGCGGCGGCGCGGACTTCCGGAGCATCTTCGAGCAGGTCTTCGGTGGGCAGCGCCAGTCCCGTCCAGGACACCGCCGCCGCCCTCCCCCCCGCGGGCGGCCGAAGGACCACGAGACGACGTTGACCCTCTCGGTCAAGGCGGCCTACGACGGCGGTCCGCGCGACATCCAGTTCGTCGACGCGATGACGGGCGAGCCCAAGCGCCTGACGGTGAACGTGCCGGGCGGCGTCCGCTCCGGACAGCGCATCCGCCTCAGCGGCCAGGCGGGCGGAGGCGGCGACCTCTACCTCGTGGTCGAGATCGCGAACGGGGACCTCTTCCGCATCGAGGGCGACGACGTCACGACCCCGCTCAAGGTGAGCCCGTCGGAGGCCGTGCTGGGGGGTACCGCGCCCCTGACGACCCTGGATGGGAACGTCCGGGTCAAGATCCCCCCGGGATCGAGCACGGGACGGCGAATTCGGCTGCGAGGCCGCGGTTATCCGGGTAAAGGAGGGCGTCGGGGGGACCTCTTCGCGGAGATCCAGGTCGTCGTGCCGTCCGAGCCGACGGACGAAGAGAAGAAGCTCTACGCCCAGCTCGCCGAGGTCTCCCCGTTCGACCCTCGCGATTGA
- a CDS encoding polyhydroxyalkanoate synthesis regulator DNA-binding domain-containing protein, translated as MKRADVVTNPVVVKKYGNRRLYDTTESRYITLEELAERIRGGDEVQVVDAKSGKDLTQQTLAHIILESRGAAKLLPVPLLQQLIRMGDDALAEFFGMYVSSALELYLHARSGAQAMMPYNPFAQIPVAATNAFARMFGGWGAPQQPAPQPMAPPPRRPQAAPPPEDDTADQVAALRRELQEIKDALRPPTRGEAKAHEDDET; from the coding sequence ATGAAGCGCGCGGACGTGGTAACGAACCCCGTGGTCGTCAAGAAGTACGGGAACCGTCGGCTCTACGACACGACGGAGAGCCGGTACATCACCCTGGAGGAGCTCGCCGAGCGCATACGGGGCGGCGACGAGGTGCAGGTCGTCGACGCCAAGAGCGGCAAGGACCTCACCCAGCAGACGCTGGCCCACATCATCCTCGAGAGCCGGGGCGCGGCGAAGCTGCTGCCGGTGCCGCTGCTCCAGCAGCTCATCCGCATGGGAGACGACGCGCTGGCGGAGTTCTTCGGCATGTACGTCTCGAGCGCGCTCGAGCTCTACCTGCACGCCCGGAGCGGGGCGCAGGCGATGATGCCCTACAACCCGTTCGCCCAGATCCCGGTGGCCGCGACGAACGCGTTCGCGCGCATGTTCGGCGGCTGGGGTGCGCCCCAGCAGCCCGCGCCTCAGCCGATGGCGCCGCCGCCGCGCCGGCCGCAGGCCGCGCCTCCCCCCGAGGACGACACCGCCGACCAGGTCGCGGCCCTCCGGAGGGAGCTCCAGGAGATCAAAGACGCCCTCCGCCCTCCCACCCGCGGAGAGGCGAAAGCGCACGAAGACGACGAGACTTGA